From Bufo gargarizans isolate SCDJY-AF-19 chromosome 10, ASM1485885v1, whole genome shotgun sequence, the proteins below share one genomic window:
- the APRT gene encoding adenine phosphoribosyltransferase: MTSGEVTCSAVRMSLLDKQVLLRGSVREFPDFPAPGVIFRDITPVLRDPAAFSAAIDLFEAYLREKFPKIDLIAGLDSRGFLFGPSLAQRFGIGFVLIRKKGKLPGPTESVSYSLEYGKAEIEIQTDAVHPGQKVVIIDDLLATGGTMSAACQLLQRRQADILACLVLIELTSLKGAEKLKPHPVHTLLQYD, translated from the exons ATGACGTCAGGGGAGGTCACGTGTTCTGCAGTAAGAATGAGTTTGCTGGATAAGCAGGTGCTGCTCCGGGGCTCGGTGCGGGAGTTCCCGGACTTCCCCGCTCCCGGCGTCATCTTCAG GGACATCACCCCAGTTCTTAGAGACCCCGCTGCGTTCTCCGCCGCCATCGACCTGTTTGAGGCCTACCTCCGAGAAAAATTTCCAAAGATCGATCTCATTGCTG GGCTGGACTCCCGCGGTTTTCTTTTCGGTCCGTCGTTGGCACAAAGATTTGGAATTGGGTTTGTGTTGATTCGAAAGAAGGGAAAGTTACCAGGTCCAACAGAGTCTGTGTCCTATTCTCTGGAGTATGGAAAG GCAGAGATTGAAATTCAGACTGATGCTGTGCATCCGGGGCAGAAGGTTGTGATAATTGATGATTTATTGGCCACTGGAG GGACAATGTCTGCAGCTTGTCAACTACTGCAGAGAAGACAGGCAGACATACTGGCCTGCCTGGTGCTGATAGAGCTCACGTCACTGAAAGGGGCAGAGAAGCTTAAACCGCACCCtgttcacaccttgctgcagTACGACTGA